The segment TTACTCTTTGCCCATGATACATGAAGGgcataactcttttttttccttaataccCTTCATAATACATTAAATACACTTATCTCATAGCCCACGATCTTCccactttcctttcttttttgcatgCACTATTGTTTTATGCAATTAGAAATCCTTTGAATGCTCTTCCTCAGATCCCAAATTTCAGACTATAAATAAGTATCCCAGAACACTCAAGAGACAACTGGATATTTTCACAGCTGTATTTCTCAGGGCTTCAGCTCTCCATACAATCTGAATTCCACAAAACCGTGCACTGTGTATTGGCACACATCACAACTTGTCGAACAAGCACAGCCACGTAGAGGAGGGTATGATGAAAGAGGCCTAAACTCAAATCTTCCTCCCACAAGAACAAAAGAACGGTACAGCAGACTTAAACTCAGACTCAACCAAGTCCAACAGAAACAGTATCAACTCAGCCACAGCATGCTTAGAGTGATGGATGGCACAGCTATGCTATCTTCTTTCTCAAGGTAGTACTTGAGATGGAATCCTgcttgcttttaaagaaaaaggtgaCTATACATAGATTACTGCTTTCAGTAACAAATGGGTTGCTTGTTCCAAGAATCCAGAACAACTTTGGAGCCTGACTGTTATGGCTGAGTTATGGGTACCCTTTTCACAGTAGCAATATATAGACATTTCACAACATTCTTCTGACAGTACAAAGGAGAAGAGGTTAAATAACGAGCTGTATATTTTGGCAGAACTGGAAATAAGCTCTGGAGAACCTGAAATCAGTAAAAATCTCTGACAGTTAATATTTCCTAAAAATATGACTGGATTATTGATATGCCTTGGTATGCCTTGGTACATAGCTGCATGTACCAAACTTCAATGCTTAGTAAAAACTGAATAAGACTCTAATAAGTTCTAGACAGCTTAAAATCTGCTTGTagtggggagaagaaagaaatctgtcaGATAGGCTGACCAACCTGCACATGCTGCATCACGTAAAATTCTGTTCCAATGACAGAAACATCACTGCAGTACAACAGGGGTTCAGGGACTGGAAATCCAGCTGAAAATAAGGCTTTCTGCACATGATATTCTCTATCAACCTGAAGAAGACACAGAAAATACGGTTCAGTGAAAAGCTTCCAAACATAAATCATTATCTTACTGAGTACAGCTAATGACAATCTATCCTCTTTCATGTTTAATCAAGCGTACAGTATAGAAAACTGGAAATGATTCAAGTAATTCACTGCACTTCTAGACACCTTTAACTGAAATAGGCTGCATCATCATGTACAAGAAGAACTTAGTCCACTTGCAATACAAAGTGTTCAGAGCTTGCTGAGGAATGTTACCTACCTTGTGGGCATTTGGTAAAAGGGGGCCGTGGGGCTTCTTCCTGAGCACATAGGCCTGCCCACCCTTCTGAAGATAAAAGGTTGGATTTGACTGTCCTGAGCTACAAAGAGAAAGATTGTATTACTTACTATGTAGATGCAAATTTGCAGACTTTTAATGGAAATGATGCAAAGTTCATTGTGACAAGGCCTGAACAAAATGGCAAGACACAGAAAAGGGGTTTTCCTTcaagtttcatttcaaatatagTCTTACAAAGATGCAAGTGATAGCCTACAAAATCGGGAGTCAGAGGCTGTATTGCTACACCTAACatgaaaatgtcttttcattcttcatttttcatcatatCTTTTCACTGCAGAGTAGTCAAAGATAATTTGTTCTCCTGTGAAATGGGGATAGCATTCGCCTCTTCACCCTAAAGAGACATCATTAAAGCAATCGAGTTTTCAAGCAAAATTCACACTAGCTCATAaccatatttttcttcagtgagctGTATTTTAAACAGTGTAAGCTGAGAGAAAGCTCTTTAAACCACTGATGAATCCTAGTACCAAACCCTCTTGTACTCAGGCCTGGCCATCTATTTGCATACATAAGCTACTCTCAGAGGACTGCCTAGAGCAACTGTTAcgttttaaaggaaaaatgttaCAGTGACAAAGAATCCTAAAAATGACATGCTTCTCCACATGTCTATATGAGAAGAACTTACTTAAACCCATCATGACACACTGCCTGTCATATCCCAATCAAGTTCATTGATCGCCACCTTCCTCAAGGACTTGAGTTCACCTACATGTTATTCTCTCCTCATCCTTTATCATTTTTAAGACCTGTTCTTAGTCCAATCAAAGACTGTACAAATACCGGAAAATCAAAATCAAGCAGACATTTGCCTTCATGCTCCTCATGACACTTCCCTCCCTTcggagagggactttttataagggtgTGTAGCaagaggacaaggggaaatggctatAAACTGGAGGAGGgtggatttagactagatatttggacgaaattctttactgtgagggtggtgagacactggaacaggttgcccagtgaggctgtggatgccccctccctggaagcattcaaggccaggctggatggggctttaagcaacctggtctagtgggacaggtgtccctgcctggagcagggtggttggaactagatgatcataaaGGTCACTTTCagcccaaatcattctatgattctatgattcctgttCTCCCTCGGCCAGATAGGGGGTAGGCTGTAGTACAGCTTAAGAGGCATACCTCACAGACATACTCTGCCTGGCACAAAAGAGATTAGGATTGGCTGAAGCCTCTCGGTACAACAAGACAAACAGAAGAGTAACAACATAAATACTAGAGGTCTTTTAGATTTTTTGTCAGCTGCGGTCATGAGGACCTTTTTGGATGGAAGCATCTATGAAGATCGGGGGTACAGCAGAGGATTTGATAGACGTTTTACATCTGCATCAGAAGACAATGAAAAATTGCCTACTGTTTCTTAGTGATAGCAGACATCACTAAGAGTACGAGCTCTGACTGAGTTCTGGAGCCCACAGAGTGGCCCTCACTGCTGTAACACACTGCTTTCAGCACAGTGTCAAGCTTTTGCCTACCTGGCTATAAGCCCAGGGCTTTACAATCGATTTATCATGCCGCTAATACGCTCCTGAACGTTTTTATTTGTTGAGCACTTAAAAAGCAACCAGATTCACCAGCAGGTGAGGGACACCAGAACAACACATACTTCGCACCGCAGAGGGGTCAGACGCGTTCCCTGAACTCGGAGGAAAGTCCACAACACCGCTGGGCTGTGGCGGCTGTTGCATCTGGGCGAAAGGTCCCCGCAACAAACCTGGCCTTCCCGAAGTGAACTGCTCGGGCGGGCAGGGAGGCCGCCCGCCGGGAAGCACTGCCGCCACACACCGCTGGCTCCGGGCCGCCCTCCCCACCCCTCAGCCGGGCACCGCGGGTCGGCGCACCGCACGACCACCGAAGGCCTGCGATCGGCCCCCCTCACCTGTACTGCCTGACGGACAGAGCCCCCGCGGGCTGCTGGGGGAAGCCGGGCAGGCAGCGGCACAGGTACCGCTCTAGGCTGCCCTGGTCGAAGCGGTGCTGCCGCCGCACCTCGCTGGTGCCCGGCTCCACAGCCATCCCCGCGCTGCGCCGACGGCGTACAGAGCGCACCCGCCTACGGTAGCGCTACGTCCTCTACGGAGCCGCCCACCGCAGCGATATACTCCCTACGCAGCGGCCGCGCACCCACCCAAGGCGGTGCTACGCTTCTTGCGGATCCGCCCACCGCAAGCGATACGCTCTCTGCGCaaccgccccgcgcccgcccaCTGTGCCCTTATGGAGCCGCCCTTTCCGGTGTTGCTGCGGCAACAGGAGGTTGCTTGGTCCAACGCTGAAAGCGGTCTTCTGTTCATCGGCTCTCGGTGCCGGCCGGCTCCTCTCGGAGGAAAGCGGATCGCAGAGCACGATTACGGTGCCGCGTGGGACTGGTGAGGCTGCTTCGTGCTGTCAGCCCCGCCGGAGCTCATTCGCTGCCGCGAGGCGGGCGCTCAGCCCGCGATGGGAACGCTCGCTGAGGCGGCGGGAGCGGCGGACGGTTCCGTGGCGTTCCCGGAAGCCGCGGCCGAGAGCAGACGTGTCGCTGCCATGGCGGAGGGAGGGCgggtggagctgctggagcgcCGCGTGCGGGAGCTGGagcgggagctggagctggcccggggcgggcgggcgTCGGCGCGGGCCCGCATCGAGACCATGAGCCCGGAGGTGACGGACTCCAACCCCTACAGGTGCGGAGTGGGGAGAatgcagagggagggaagaaatgaGGTTGGTCAGAAAACGGTGTAAGTCGTCACCGACCTGCTGGCGTATCGTAGAATCGCGGAATGGTTCGcgttagaagggaccttaaagcgcacccagccccaaccccctgccgtgggcagggctgccacccaccagctcaggctgcccagggccccatccaacctggccttgagtgcctccagagatggggcaccacagcttctctgggcagctgtgccagggcctcactgccctctgaggtCTGgccacagtactccagatgggggactcctcatgagggcagagcagaggggggacaatcaccttcctctccctgctggcctcccCTCTGTTGATGCTGTCCCGagtactgttggccttctgggctgcaagaacacgctactggctcatgtccaactttTTGTTCTCCTAAGTCCTCCACAGGGCAGCTCTCACTTACAACCTTCACCCAGTCTGTACAGGCATCTGCGATCGCACCTTGGGTTTGACCTTGTTGAACGCTggttcactgaagaaaaaagcgTAGGCTTGCTTTCTCTAAATCTGGGATCCATTTCCTGAAGTAGCCATAGGTCCTTCTGAACTCACTGGTGTTACTTATACCAACAGAATAAGCATGTGAATTCTGCAGGATCAGCACTTTCTTGCTTTTACCCATAGGATAACTTTAGGTGTGCCCATTAGACTATATCCAGTGGCAGTCACAGctgtactgaaaacagcagcGCTGAGTTTAGTGCTGGGCTGCCTACTTTTAAAGCAAAGGTAGTTTGCAATTTTGGATATCTGAAAAGCAGAGTTTCCACTAGAAATAGAGAGCATTTTGTTTATAatgatgctgtttttctttgtagtcGCTTGATGGCATTAAAAAGGATGGGAATTGTCAAAGACTACGAGGTGAGTATGTGTCTGCATTAAGACAGCTTTGTATTTCCACCTCTCCCCACTCTCCCTGGCCCCACACAGATCGGTGTTGATGCACTGATCTGTGTCTTatttctttccacagaaaatcCGTACTTTCACAGTTGCAATAGTAGGCGTGGGTGGAGTGGGAAGTGTGACTGCTGAGATGTTGACAAGGTGTGGCATCGGTAAGGTAATATGAGTTTTCTTGTACTTCTTCATAGACTGGTCCTCTTTATGAATAGTTAGATTTGGTATTCCTCCATTGATTTTGCCCAAGTAAAAGTACTGTGAAGAAAGCACTGATGAGTGGCGTTTAAGTAAAATAAACGAAGAGTATTAAGTCTGCATTTTTCTTAACACTAATAAAATTTATTTAGTTCAGGCTTAGCCCTGTATCATGTGAACTGTTCGATTCTTGTGTTCTCTGCACTCTTACACAAGTCCATCTGTCTAATCATTGTACCAGATAAttgcaagaggaaaacaaagaaaggagaagggggTAGCTCACATGGAACATTAAGTCTTATGTCTTGAGATTAGGTCTCATGACTTAAGATCTTAACATTATGTCTTATGTCAGCAGATGTCAAATgtatttttaccacaaaaattaGTTTGTCATGTGATACAGCTAAACATTTAGCAGCAGTTAGAAATAACTGATGTGTGTAGAGATAGCAAGAAGCTATAGAGTTAATGTAACAGCTTGTTCCTTAAAAGGAGGAATTTGGGGAATGGCATAGGTGTTGATAATTCCAGGCAAAATCTCACCATTTATTCTTGGAACTTTAGAATTTTCTTAATACAGAGATGATGCAATTTTTTCATTACAAAGTATATTCCCCCTTCCTCTGCAGGAACAATTCCTGTAGACCAGCATCCTGTACCTAGGAAGGATGTTCCTTATGTTCAATAATTTATTGATTCAAAATTCGTATCAGTCAACATATATGAGTATTCTGTAGGCACTTTAAGTTAATTGTTCATAAAGAACTACATGCCAAGACACAAGTGAAAGAAATGACATATTCTAGTTAATGCCAAAATGGCAAGTAGGAAAGTGAGAACAGAGTTGATAGGGTCCATGTAAATAATCTCTCAAATATATTTAGTTTAGACCAGGCAAACAGATTgcttatttatgtatttatttaaacagcAGCTGTTTAAAATGGCCTGTTCTAGAGCTCTGTGTATGGAGTATTTGGAGGATCACATATGTGAATACAATCTCTATTGTAGCTTCTTCTGTTTGATTATGACAAAGTGGAACTGGCAAACATGAACAGACTCTTCTTCCAACCTCATCAAGCTGGATTAAGTAAAGTGCAAGCAGCAGAGCATACCTTGAGGTACGACTTACAGAAGTGGATATCTAACGGTATCTATCCAGGATGCTACTACAGCAAACCACTGTTTCACACTTAATCACTTACAAAGTAGCATGGTCTAGTGTGGGAACTTGAGAATAAAAGAGTTGGGGGAATGGCTAATATTTTAAGGACGTTTTTATCCTGCCCAGAACCTTAAAGTGAATCAACTTTCTACATATAGCTAATTTTGCTTAGAAGtttaatataaattattacATTTGAATATCtaggttgtttgttttcttttgttcaggagggtgggaggagggtCTCTTTatctaatttgtatttttttgtaacTATGGCTGTATTCTAGCCTTCAGAATGGAAGCTGAAGACTGTAGCAGTACTTGTGAAGTTAGGGGGTGAAGTGCAAGTTACCATCTTTATTAACATtgccttattttatttcttcattaagaaATATTAATCCTGATGTGCAGTTTGAAGTACACAACTACAACATCACGACGCTGGACAATTTTGAACATTTCATGGATAGAATAAGGTAAGAAATATATTGTAATAGATACTGTTTTTCCTGATATACCTTATTATGAGTGTATACCACgtaaaaattaatatattaatataaaatgtCCTTATATTTAAGTACCAGCTTCAGTGTGTTGCTATTCCTACTGCAGAGTTAAGCTGCTAGTTGTACCTTGTTCGGTATTTGCACAAGTTTTGTTAGAAGTATACTTCCCCTGTGCCTCTGTACTGTAAAGGAATACATTGATTACTATGCTGGTATTACATTCTGCCAGCAGTTTCATGCAGACTTGTGATACTTGTTTCAGTAATGGTGCGCTAGAGGAAGGGAAGCCTGTTGATCTTGTTCTAAGCTGTGTGGACAACTTTGAAGCTCGCATGGCAATTAACACGGTAAGACCATAGGCGTGGGTTCATGGAGgtcaattttcttttataagtACTGATAGGAATTGTGGGGACTACAGAAAAGATAGGGACTTCAAGAGTCTTCCAAGTAAGTTCCTCCTTAATTTAAGGAAACAGAATCTGATATTTTACCCAGCTCTTCTAAGATGTATTTTGTGTAAATATAAGCAAAGTCTTTTAAGTTACTAGCAGCTTATGGTTAGTAGAAGAGCTGTGTTGTAAGtgctttctgtatttccaaatTATCTTGTTTATAGAAAGGTACTGTCAAATCTTTGTAGGTTAAATTTTACAAACTTCCTAATATGGTGTATCAAATTGTATACAGCTTTTTGTAGACTAAAAATGTCTTAAAGCTGTAAACCTAATCATCCTGTTTTGCTTTATAGTTAGCCGTCAATGCAGGGTGAATGCCAAATGCATGGTTTCTGTTATCCTACAGCTAGCTTAATCTGCAGATTGTATGCACTGAGTGTACACAGATACTCTGGATCTGTACCTCTAAAAGCATAGGAataaaaaacacttcagaagtAGTTTTTGCGATTAGATCCTGTAGTGTGGATCTGTAGTAACTGGATCACTAATGCCTGTATCTGTTCAAAGCACTCAGGTCCTCAGGAACTCACAAAGGCACATCAAGAAGGAATTTAGTTTATCCTTTGATTTGTCATTTGACTCTGATAAAGGATTTCTATTTTACCTTTTCATCTTCTGTCTGATTGTATCCTTTCTGTGTTAAAGCACGAAGGTCAAAATGTTTATACCTTCTCAatttacaacttttttttttcattaaacttctgcagtgctgatgtgtgttgtttctgtgtttctaagGCCTGCAATGAGCTTGGACAAATCTGGATGGAGTCCGGAGTGAGTGAAAATGCAGTGTCGGGACACATCCAGCTGATCATTCCTGGTGAATCTGCTTGTTTTGCGGTATGTGGTGCTCAGAGGAATTGCTGGTTTCTGTCTTTTGAAATGGGACTGGGAGTATGAAGATCAGCTGTCCAATGAATGTAATCCTTGCACGGATAATGGAGTAGCTTAAAATGGTGTGTGAGACGTggttgttggtttggttttgttggtttttgttttctttttttttctttaatgcattttgtttaaactgaatttctttatttcccttcaGTGTGCTCCTCCACTTGTGGTTGCTGCAAATATTGATGAGAAGACATTAAAACGAGAAGGAGTTTGTGCAGCTAGTCTTCCAACAACCATGGGGGTTGTGGCTGGAATTCTCGTACAGAATGTTCTGAAGTAAGTGTTTGAGTTGCTGCTAGGCAACTTACAGCAGCACCATAAGACAACAGTTCCTTCAGGCTTCTTGGATAATGATGAATTTGGTTCTTTTTCTATATTAATGACTTATTTACTGAAGGTATTGGCACCATCAGACAGGGCTGGTATAAACGCTGCTTGAATTGCTGGTGTCTTTATTTTGTAGCTGCTCTCTTTAATATAACATCTCAGGGCGAGgaaaagtcttcattttttccccaacgATTTCTGTTACTCTATGCACATGTTTTTGGAACTTGACATTATTGGAATTTAAGTCTTTAATCACATTTATACTTTGAGAATAAGACTTTATTTAGACAACTTTTAGCCATAGCTTGCTTTTATCAGTTGTCCAGAAAATTTTACTTACGAAGAATAAAACATGTTTGCAATTGTACTTGCCAACAGGGAAGCTCCATTTTTCAGCTGCACAGTGAGAGGTATTGTACAGAACTGTATACCAACAGGTGTTCTTCTTTAATGAAGAGTGCAAATATTGCTTCTTAATTTAAATCACTGTTCTCATTGCAAGTGTGGCCCTATGTAAAGATGATTAAACTGCTTCTGATTCCTGTTGAAAATTCTCCCTTTGAAATACATGGCACCTGTGTCTTTTAAGCAATGGATTAGGGCACAGGGAAGAACTGCCTACCTATTATTCTAAACACATCTTTTTCTGGGACACTAGCTCATGCACAACGAGTACCAGCCTTTATGTTGATGTACCTCTGTTGTTATCAGGTGACTACAGGTATTTTAAGACAACTACAGCTTTCCTGGTCACTGGTACGAAAGAGTATTCTAAAAGTTCTTTGTCAGGTTTGTACTTGTGTTTAAAGATCTGCTTTCTCTGTTCGTGTTTCCAGGTATCTTTTAAATTTTGGTACTGTGAGTTACTATCTTGGCTACAACGCGATGCAGGATTTCTTTCCAACTATGGCTATGAAGCCAAATCCACAATGTAGTGATCAAAATTGCaggaaacagcaagaaaatta is part of the Gallus gallus isolate bGalGal1 chromosome 2, bGalGal1.mat.broiler.GRCg7b, whole genome shotgun sequence genome and harbors:
- the UBA5 gene encoding ubiquitin-like modifier-activating enzyme 5 isoform X1, with the translated sequence MNRLFFQPHQAGLSKVQAAEHTLRNINPDVQFEVHNYNITTLDNFEHFMDRISNGALEEGKPVDLVLSCVDNFEARMAINTACNELGQIWMESGVSENAVSGHIQLIIPGESACFACAPPLVVAANIDEKTLKREGVCAASLPTTMGVVAGILVQNVLKYLLNFGTVSYYLGYNAMQDFFPTMAMKPNPQCSDQNCRKQQENYKIKEAAQPKQEEIHQEEEIVHEDNDWGIELVSETTEDELKAASGPVPDLPVGITVAYTIPNKEENLTAEETVAESEESLEDLMAKMRNL
- the UBA5 gene encoding ubiquitin-like modifier-activating enzyme 5 — its product is MAEGGRVELLERRVRELERELELARGGRASARARIETMSPEVTDSNPYSRLMALKRMGIVKDYEKIRTFTVAIVGVGGVGSVTAEMLTRCGIGKLLLFDYDKVELANMNRLFFQPHQAGLSKVQAAEHTLRNINPDVQFEVHNYNITTLDNFEHFMDRISNGALEEGKPVDLVLSCVDNFEARMAINTACNELGQIWMESGVSENAVSGHIQLIIPGESACFACAPPLVVAANIDEKTLKREGVCAASLPTTMGVVAGILVQNVLKYLLNFGTVSYYLGYNAMQDFFPTMAMKPNPQCSDQNCRKQQENYKIKEAAQPKQEEIHQEEEIVHEDNDWGIELVSETTEDELKAASGPVPDLPVGITVAYTIPNKEENLTAEETVAESEESLEDLMAKMRNL